From Triticum aestivum cultivar Chinese Spring chromosome 4A, IWGSC CS RefSeq v2.1, whole genome shotgun sequence, a single genomic window includes:
- the LOC123083516 gene encoding putative F-box protein At3g52320: MEAETEKERSLEKKIKSGLCSHLGATPEAAALFTDDLILEILSRLPARSLHRFKCVSVAWRDLIADPANRKMLPQTLAGFLYTSYCSGHRHHFASISGSAAPFDPSLPYLQPSKYKDMAQVDACNGLLLYRVSNKNKVAPWSWAEDDCRFVVCNPAIARWVELPPKPPVPKIRYSLTAALAFDPVISLHFHVLHFEEDYLANYMTGVSIYSSRAGAWSRGDSGMVEKVPPFFISKCVFVGGIMYVIGELQHINTSNEYVLVGVDMEGKEWKTIHVPYCSRFCTIGLSQGCLHYAVANNEILVPEMTLWCLKDCDSKEFVLKHTASMDKLLSMTRMKYKVVDIHPDSDTIFLVSFGGATLAAYDMRHQKVGCIINLESSTQRFLPYVPLFSEPLADADGQ, encoded by the coding sequence ATGGAGGCGGAAACGGAGAAGGAGAGGAGTCTCGAGAAGAAGATCAAGTCGGGGCTGTGCAGCCATCTGGGAGCGACGCCGGAGGCGGCCGCGCTGTTTACCGACGATCTCATACTCGAGATCCTCTCCCGCCTCCCCGCCAGATCCCTACATCGCTTCAAGTGCGTCTCCGTGGCGTGGCGCGACCTCATCGCCGACCCCGCCAACCGCAAGATGCTGCCTCAGACCCTCGCCGGCTTCCTCTACACGTCCTACTGCAGCGGGCACCGCCACCACTTCGCCAGCATCTCCGGCAGCGCAGCCCCGTTCGACCCTTCCCTCCCTTACCTGCAGCCTAGCAAGTACAAGGACATGGCCCAGGTGGACGCCTGCAATGGCCTCCTCCTCTACCGCGTCAGCAACAAGAACAAGGTGGCCCCTTGGTCTTGGGCAGAGGATGATTGCCGTTTTGTGGTGTGCAATCCCGCCATTGCAAGGTGGGTCGAGCTGCCCCCTAAGCCTCCTGTGCCAAAAATCAGATATAGCCTTACTGCAGCTCTGGCCTTTGATCCGGTAATCTCGTTGCACTTCCATGTTCTTCATTTTGAGGAGGACTATCTGGCAAATTACATGACAGGAGTGAGCATCTACTCATCGCGGGCAGGAGCCTGGAGTCGCGGGGATAGTGGGATGGTTGAGAAAGTGCCGCCGTTCTTCATTAGTAAATGTGTGTTTGTCGGCGGTATCATGTATGTGATTGGCGAGCTGCAGCACATCAACACCAGCAACGAGTATGTGCTGGTGGGGGTGGACATGGAGGGGAAAGAGTGGAAGACTATCCATGTGCCGTACTGTTCGAGATTTTGTACGATTGGATTGTCGCAGGGATGCTTACACTATGCTGTAGCTAACAATGAAATCCTAGTTCCTGAGATGACACTTTGGTGCCTCAAGGATTGTGATAGTAAAGAATTCGTCCTGAAGCATACCGCCAGCATGGATAAGCTTCTGAGCATGACTAGGATGAAGTACAAGGTGGTTGACATTCATCCAGATTCCGATACCATTTTCTTGGTTTCATTTGGAGGTGCTACCTTGGCAGCGTACGATATGCGACATCAGAAAGTTGGTTGTATCATTAATCTTGAGAGCAGCACACAACGATTTCTACCCTATGTTCCTCTGTTCTCAGAGCCATTAGCAGATGCAGATGGGCAGTAG